A genomic stretch from Bordetella sp. N includes:
- the rdgB gene encoding RdgB/HAM1 family non-canonical purine NTP pyrophosphatase: MTAIFPPSLPPSAAPVAGALPSRVVLASGNAGKLREFSALFAPLGMELIPQGQLGVPDAEEPYGTFLENALTKARHASRLTGLPAIADDSGLCVDALGGAPGVYSARYASMQGGEKSDAANNALLIQSLAGQSNRRACYVALLVMVRSEHDPRPLVGEGIWWGEIVDAPRGDHGFGYDPYFLLPPQGQTAAELDPAEKNRLSHRAQALRQLLEKLRPGVA; encoded by the coding sequence ATGACAGCCATCTTTCCCCCCAGCCTGCCGCCGTCCGCCGCGCCGGTCGCCGGCGCGCTTCCTTCCCGTGTCGTCCTGGCATCCGGCAACGCCGGCAAGCTGCGCGAGTTTTCCGCGCTGTTCGCGCCGCTGGGCATGGAATTGATTCCGCAAGGGCAGTTGGGCGTTCCCGACGCGGAAGAACCCTATGGCACTTTCCTGGAAAACGCCCTGACCAAGGCGCGTCACGCCAGCCGCCTGACGGGCCTGCCGGCCATCGCGGACGACTCCGGCCTGTGCGTGGACGCCCTGGGCGGCGCCCCCGGCGTCTATTCCGCCCGCTACGCCAGCATGCAGGGCGGCGAGAAATCCGACGCCGCCAACAACGCCTTGCTGATACAGAGCCTGGCCGGCCAGTCCAACCGGCGCGCCTGCTATGTGGCCTTGCTGGTGATGGTCCGTTCCGAACACGATCCGCGTCCCTTGGTGGGCGAGGGCATCTGGTGGGGCGAAATCGTCGACGCGCCGCGCGGCGACCACGGATTCGGCTACGATCCGTACTTCCTGCTGCCGCCCCAGGGGCAGACCGCGGCCGAACTGGATCCGGCCGAGAAGAACCGCCTGAGTCACCGCGCCCAGGCCCTGCGCCAATTATTGGAAAAGCTGCGGCCCGGCGTGGCCTGA
- the glnA gene encoding type I glutamate--ammonia ligase, which translates to MASEKEVLKQIQDLEVKFVDFRFTDTMGREHHVSVPAHVVDEDKFESGHAFDGSSIPGWKGIEASDMLLIPDATSARVDPFMEETTLVLTCDVVEPSDMKGYDRDPRSLAKRAEAYLKSSGLGDTAYFGPEPEFFVFDGVTWNTDMSGTFVKIKSEEAPWSTGLEFEGGNMGHRPLVKGGYFPVPPVDSFQDMRSEMCLLLEQLGVPVEVHHHEVAAPGQLEIGTKFSTLVQRADWNQIMKYVIHNVAHAYGKTATFMPKPVVGDNGSGMHVHQSIWKDGQNLFAGNGYAGLSEFALYYIGGIIKHARALNAITNPGTNSYKRLVPHYEAPVKLAYSARNRSASIRIPYVGNPKGRRIETRFPDPLANPYLAFSALMMAGLDGVQNKIHPGDPADKNLYDLPPEEDAKIPTVCSSLDQALEALDKDREFLTRGGVFSNEMLDAYLALKEQEVQRLRVTTHPVEFDMYYSL; encoded by the coding sequence ATGGCAAGCGAGAAAGAAGTCCTGAAACAGATTCAAGACCTGGAAGTCAAGTTCGTGGACTTCCGGTTCACCGACACCATGGGCCGTGAGCACCACGTGTCGGTGCCGGCTCATGTGGTTGACGAAGACAAGTTTGAAAGCGGTCATGCTTTCGACGGCTCCTCGATCCCGGGCTGGAAGGGCATTGAAGCGTCGGACATGCTGCTGATCCCCGACGCTACGTCGGCTCGCGTCGATCCGTTCATGGAAGAGACCACGCTGGTGCTGACCTGCGACGTCGTCGAACCGTCCGACATGAAGGGCTACGACCGTGACCCCCGCTCGCTGGCCAAGCGCGCTGAAGCGTATCTGAAGTCCTCCGGCCTGGGCGACACCGCCTACTTCGGTCCGGAACCCGAATTCTTCGTGTTCGACGGCGTGACCTGGAACACCGACATGTCGGGCACCTTCGTGAAGATCAAGTCCGAAGAAGCTCCGTGGTCGACCGGCCTGGAATTCGAAGGCGGCAACATGGGTCACCGTCCGCTGGTCAAGGGCGGCTACTTCCCCGTGCCCCCGGTCGATTCGTTCCAGGACATGCGTTCGGAAATGTGCCTGTTGCTGGAGCAACTGGGCGTTCCCGTCGAAGTGCACCACCATGAAGTGGCCGCTCCCGGCCAGCTGGAAATCGGTACCAAGTTCAGCACGCTGGTGCAGCGCGCCGACTGGAACCAGATCATGAAGTACGTGATCCACAACGTGGCCCATGCCTATGGCAAGACCGCCACCTTCATGCCCAAGCCCGTCGTCGGCGACAACGGTTCCGGCATGCACGTGCACCAGTCGATCTGGAAGGACGGCCAGAACCTGTTCGCGGGCAACGGCTACGCCGGCCTGTCGGAATTCGCGCTGTACTACATCGGCGGCATCATCAAGCACGCTCGCGCGCTGAACGCCATCACCAACCCCGGCACCAACTCGTACAAGCGTCTGGTTCCGCACTACGAAGCCCCGGTCAAGCTGGCTTACTCGGCTCGCAACCGTTCGGCCTCGATCCGTATCCCTTACGTGGGCAACCCGAAGGGCCGCCGTATCGAGACCCGCTTCCCGGATCCCCTGGCCAACCCGTACCTGGCTTTCTCGGCGCTGATGATGGCCGGCCTGGACGGCGTCCAGAACAAGATTCACCCCGGCGATCCGGCCGACAAGAACCTGTACGACCTGCCGCCGGAAGAAGATGCGAAGATCCCGACCGTCTGCTCGTCGCTGGATCAAGCGTTGGAAGCCCTGGACAAGGATCGCGAGTTCCTGACCCGTGGCGGTGTGTTCAGCAACGAAATGCTCGACGCCTACCTGGCCTTGAAGGAACAGGAAGTGCAACGTCTGCGCGTGACGACGCACCCGGTCGAGTTCGACATGTACTACAGCCTGTAA
- the glnL gene encoding nitrogen regulation protein NR(II) → MNVDAFELLATAVLLVDAQGHVVYANTAAEDLFSRSRRQMTGQPAALLFDDREQLQSSIDQGIKGIFSDARQLSSLRRGGESVTVVVSTVSLTGQPWPVLIEVREIEQRVLADRNHRLIDEIETHRELLRNLAHEVKNPLGGLRGAAQLLEAELPDPSLVEYTQVIISEADRLQALVDRLIGPQRVPLNAKPVNIHEVCERVSALIQAEFREGVSIVRDYDASMPDVPGDAARLMQAVLNVARNAAQELAIQAPGEDVPPPQIILRTRVARRVMLAHRQHRMALVLSIIDNGPGVPEQIRDRIFHPLVTARPGGTGLGLSLAQDFVQQHGGIIEFESRPRHTEFRLVLPMEPA, encoded by the coding sequence ATGAACGTAGACGCCTTCGAACTTCTCGCCACTGCCGTCCTGCTGGTGGATGCGCAAGGCCACGTCGTATATGCCAACACCGCCGCGGAAGATCTGTTCAGCCGCTCGCGCAGGCAGATGACGGGCCAACCGGCAGCACTCCTATTCGACGACCGCGAACAGCTGCAGTCGTCCATCGACCAAGGCATCAAAGGTATCTTCTCCGACGCGCGCCAGCTGTCTTCGCTGCGCCGTGGCGGTGAATCGGTCACCGTGGTGGTTTCCACGGTGTCGTTGACCGGGCAGCCCTGGCCCGTGTTGATCGAAGTACGCGAGATAGAACAGCGCGTGCTGGCCGATCGCAATCATCGTCTGATCGACGAAATCGAAACTCACAGAGAATTACTGCGCAATCTGGCCCATGAGGTGAAGAATCCCCTGGGTGGACTGCGCGGCGCGGCCCAGCTGCTGGAAGCGGAATTGCCCGATCCGTCGCTGGTCGAATACACGCAGGTCATCATTTCCGAGGCCGACCGCCTGCAGGCGCTGGTCGATCGGCTGATCGGGCCGCAACGCGTGCCGCTGAACGCCAAGCCGGTCAATATCCACGAGGTCTGCGAGCGCGTCAGCGCCCTGATCCAGGCCGAGTTCCGTGAAGGCGTGAGCATCGTGCGTGACTACGACGCGTCCATGCCGGATGTGCCGGGTGACGCGGCCCGCCTGATGCAGGCGGTGCTCAACGTGGCGCGCAATGCCGCCCAGGAGCTGGCCATCCAGGCGCCGGGTGAAGATGTGCCACCGCCGCAGATCATTCTGCGCACGCGCGTGGCGCGGCGCGTCATGCTGGCGCACCGGCAGCACCGCATGGCCCTGGTGCTGTCCATTATCGACAACGGTCCCGGCGTACCGGAACAGATCCGTGACCGTATTTTCCATCCGCTCGTCACCGCGCGTCCCGGCGGCACCGGCCTGGGCCTGAGCCTGGCGCAGGACTTCGTGCAGCAGCACGGTGGCATTATCGAATTCGAATCACGTCCCAGGCACACGGAATTCCGCCTGGTATTGCCGATGGAACCCGCATGA
- a CDS encoding EAL domain-containing protein, with protein sequence MFVSGTTSLAGPGPVPAAGSPSPAPRSGPTSLGDILRGKRLTAHFQPVVDLTQGRVYGHESLIRGPADTVFHMPERLFSEARRQGVHPQLELASAHTGLQAFHGQASDTAGYLFVNMSASALIHYWTIWGDEMGTRILDGLALEPGRIVIELTEHDPIAPHMAALSEAFASLRAQGLRVALDDYGVGHSSLQLWAMVQPDLVKIDRYFFDGISSDERKQQLVRAVLAVAQCYGTPTVAEGIENAEDLAVVRDLGVRYAQGWFLGRPQVEPVPDVPDEVKQMLARRAPQRIGAARNNSSTVAALRVDAPAVSHGRHTNDDVHRLFGEHKSLHAVAVVDDSNRPVGIINRRDFTDRYSQRYTRELFGRDPCSTFMNGEPVLVDAQASIDQLSHVLISQDQRYLVDGFIVTRDGGYDGLGTGEALVRSVTEMRIEAARYANPLTSLPGNIPISQHIGALLESGVEFVTGYCDLNNFKPFNDVYGYWRGDDMILLCADIVREHCDPQRDFVGHVGGDDFVVLMRSPDWHRRLENIITQFDLRARDLYDDAGRASGGIEAEDRHGVMRFFPFVTLGIGALRVEPASYDRIRPEDIASAAAQVKHKVKHGNSALVVERYNGNA encoded by the coding sequence ATGTTTGTATCCGGTACTACCTCTCTCGCCGGCCCCGGTCCTGTTCCGGCCGCTGGCTCGCCTTCCCCTGCGCCGCGGTCCGGGCCGACCTCCCTTGGCGATATCCTGCGCGGCAAGCGCCTGACGGCGCACTTCCAGCCCGTCGTGGATTTGACCCAGGGCCGCGTCTACGGCCATGAAAGCCTGATCCGCGGACCCGCCGACACCGTCTTCCATATGCCGGAGCGCCTGTTTTCCGAGGCGCGGCGCCAGGGCGTCCATCCGCAGCTGGAGTTGGCCAGCGCCCATACGGGCCTGCAGGCCTTCCATGGCCAGGCCTCGGACACGGCGGGTTATCTGTTCGTCAATATGTCGGCGTCCGCCCTGATCCATTACTGGACCATCTGGGGCGACGAGATGGGCACCCGCATTCTTGACGGCCTGGCGCTGGAGCCCGGCCGCATCGTCATTGAACTCACCGAGCACGATCCGATCGCGCCCCACATGGCCGCCTTGTCGGAGGCCTTCGCCAGCCTGCGTGCCCAAGGCCTGCGGGTGGCGCTGGATGACTACGGCGTGGGGCACTCCAGCCTGCAGCTATGGGCCATGGTGCAGCCGGACCTGGTCAAGATCGACCGCTATTTCTTCGACGGCATCAGCAGCGACGAGCGCAAGCAGCAGCTGGTGCGGGCCGTGCTGGCCGTGGCGCAGTGCTACGGCACGCCGACCGTGGCTGAAGGCATCGAGAACGCCGAGGACCTGGCCGTCGTGCGGGACCTGGGCGTGCGCTATGCCCAGGGGTGGTTCCTGGGCCGTCCACAGGTCGAGCCCGTGCCGGACGTGCCCGACGAGGTCAAGCAGATGCTGGCGCGGCGGGCGCCGCAACGCATCGGCGCGGCCCGCAACAACAGTTCGACCGTGGCCGCGTTGCGCGTGGATGCGCCTGCCGTGTCGCACGGCCGCCACACCAATGACGACGTGCACAGGCTGTTCGGGGAGCACAAGTCGCTGCATGCCGTGGCGGTGGTGGATGACAGCAACCGCCCGGTGGGCATCATCAACCGGCGCGACTTCACGGACCGCTATTCCCAGCGCTACACGCGCGAGCTGTTCGGCCGCGACCCCTGTTCGACGTTCATGAACGGCGAGCCGGTGCTGGTGGACGCGCAGGCGTCTATCGACCAGCTGAGCCATGTGCTGATTTCGCAGGACCAGCGTTATCTGGTGGACGGTTTCATCGTGACGCGGGATGGTGGCTACGATGGCCTGGGCACGGGCGAAGCGTTGGTGCGCTCGGTCACCGAGATGCGCATCGAGGCGGCGCGCTATGCCAATCCCCTGACGTCGCTGCCGGGGAATATTCCCATCAGCCAGCACATCGGGGCCTTGCTGGAAAGCGGGGTGGAGTTCGTCACCGGCTACTGCGATTTGAACAATTTCAAGCCGTTCAATGACGTGTATGGGTATTGGCGCGGTGACGACATGATTCTGCTGTGCGCGGATATCGTGCGCGAGCATTGCGACCCGCAACGGGATTTCGTCGGCCATGTGGGCGGGGATGATTTCGTGGTGCTGATGCGGAGTCCCGACTGGCACCGGCGGCTGGAGAACATCATTACCCAGTTCGATTTGCGGGCGCGAGATCTGTACGACGATGCCGGACGTGCGTCAGGCGGCATCGAGGCGGAAGACCGCCATGGCGTGATGCGCTTCTTCCCCTTCGTCACCTTGGGGATCGGGGCCTTACGGGTGGAACCGGCTTCGTACGACCGCATCCGACCGGAGGATATTGCCTCCGCGGCGGCGCAGGTGAAGCATAAAGTGAAGCACGGGAATAGCGCGCTGGTCGTGGAGCGCTACAACGGGAATGCTTAA
- the ntrC gene encoding nitrogen regulation protein NR(I), with the protein MKPVWIVDDDQAIRWVLEKALARAGVTTRSFSQAADVLAALETETPATLVSDIRMPGGNGLDLLRKIKDSHPALPVIVMTAFADLDSTVSAFQGGAFDYLAKPFDVNEAVALIQRAVQENADADLAQTAAPSEPGAERWMMTQSASTSMQEVFRAIGRLAQSKVTVLITGESGTGKELVARALHGHGIRANGPFVALNAAAIPRDLLEAELFGHERGAFTGANNLRRGRFEEANGGTLFLDEIGDMPIELQTRLLRVLAEGSFYRVGGAQPVRVDVRIVAATHQPLEQRVEQGLFREDLFHRLNVIRLRLPPLRERVEDIPNLAQHFLTVSARALGVPAKRLTPDALAVLTRFDFPGNVRQLENFCHWLTVMAPGQTIDRQDLPPEIRAVEQHGAGEGTTRLAASASGATAEAAPQSWQDSLLRDAQSRLDRGEPAIMATLTRQFERILLQTALDASRGRRVEAASRLGIGRNTITRKLRDLGIEDE; encoded by the coding sequence ATGAAACCTGTTTGGATCGTAGACGACGACCAGGCCATCCGCTGGGTGCTTGAAAAAGCGCTGGCGCGGGCTGGCGTGACCACCCGCAGTTTTTCGCAGGCGGCCGATGTGCTGGCCGCTCTGGAAACCGAAACACCTGCCACGCTGGTGTCGGACATCCGCATGCCGGGCGGCAACGGCCTGGATCTGCTGCGCAAGATCAAGGACAGCCATCCGGCGCTGCCGGTCATCGTGATGACCGCTTTCGCCGATCTGGACAGCACGGTATCGGCTTTCCAGGGTGGGGCTTTCGACTACCTGGCCAAGCCTTTCGACGTCAATGAAGCTGTCGCGCTGATCCAGCGCGCGGTGCAGGAAAACGCCGACGCGGACCTGGCCCAGACCGCGGCGCCCAGCGAGCCGGGCGCCGAACGCTGGATGATGACGCAGTCCGCGTCCACGTCCATGCAGGAAGTCTTCCGCGCCATTGGCCGCCTGGCTCAGTCCAAGGTGACGGTGCTGATCACCGGCGAGTCGGGCACCGGCAAGGAGTTGGTGGCGCGTGCCCTGCATGGGCATGGCATCCGCGCCAATGGACCCTTCGTGGCGCTGAACGCCGCGGCCATTCCGCGTGACCTGCTGGAGGCCGAACTGTTCGGCCACGAGCGGGGGGCTTTCACGGGCGCCAACAACCTGCGTCGCGGGCGCTTCGAGGAAGCCAACGGCGGCACCTTGTTCCTCGACGAAATCGGCGACATGCCGATCGAATTGCAGACGCGCCTGCTGCGGGTGCTGGCCGAAGGCAGCTTTTATCGGGTCGGCGGCGCGCAGCCGGTGCGAGTGGACGTGCGCATCGTCGCCGCCACGCACCAACCGCTGGAACAGCGTGTGGAGCAGGGCCTGTTCCGCGAGGACTTGTTCCATCGCCTGAACGTGATCCGTCTGCGCCTGCCGCCCTTGCGCGAACGGGTCGAGGACATTCCCAATCTGGCGCAGCACTTTTTGACGGTCAGCGCGCGCGCGCTGGGCGTGCCGGCCAAGCGGCTTACGCCCGATGCGCTGGCCGTGCTGACGCGTTTCGACTTCCCGGGCAATGTCCGTCAGCTGGAGAATTTCTGCCACTGGCTGACCGTCATGGCGCCCGGCCAGACCATAGACCGGCAGGACCTGCCGCCCGAAATCCGCGCGGTAGAGCAGCATGGCGCGGGCGAGGGCACCACGCGTCTGGCCGCGTCGGCATCCGGTGCCACGGCCGAGGCCGCGCCGCAGAGCTGGCAGGATTCCCTGCTGCGCGATGCGCAAAGCCGCCTGGACCGGGGCGAGCCGGCCATCATGGCCACCTTGACGCGCCAATTCGAACGCATCCTGCTGCAAACCGCGCTGGATGCCAGCCGCGGACGCCGTGTCGAGGCCGCTTCGCGCCTTGGCATCGGGCGCAATACCATCACGCGCAAGCTGCGCGATCTGGGTATCGAGGACGAGTGA
- the hemW gene encoding radical SAM family heme chaperone HemW, translating into MSISIPIRSVGAPAPSRAPTYPSGKSSGLTSLPPLSLYVHVPWCVRKCPYCDFNSHAAPAGEFPERAYLDALRSDLEQSLPLIWGRQVNTVFIGGGTPSLLSSAGMDELLAMLRACLNLWPDAEITMEANPGTAEAGRFKDYAASGVNRLSLGVQTFDDAQLRALGRIHDADQARAAIAMAQDAFARVNLDLMFALPGQSLDACRQDVREAIAFGTEHLSLYHLTMEPNTVFAKFPPQLPDDDASAAMQDEVEALAAAAGLQRYEVSAYARQGARCRHNLNYWEFGDYLGIGPGAHGKLSFPDRIVRQARVKGPESWMARAMARDGSHIADATEVTADDLPFEFMLNVLRLKEGVPTMSFAERTGLSLAVIAHQLEAATQRGLLDPDPMRLKATHQGWAFLNDLQELFLG; encoded by the coding sequence ATGTCCATTTCCATACCCATCCGCAGCGTCGGTGCTCCCGCGCCTTCCCGTGCGCCCACGTACCCGTCGGGCAAGTCTTCCGGCCTGACCAGCCTGCCGCCGCTGTCTCTATATGTGCACGTGCCCTGGTGCGTGCGCAAGTGCCCGTACTGCGACTTCAATTCGCATGCGGCGCCCGCCGGCGAATTCCCGGAACGCGCTTACCTGGACGCGCTGCGCAGCGACCTTGAACAGTCCTTGCCCCTGATCTGGGGGCGCCAGGTCAACACGGTGTTCATCGGCGGCGGCACGCCCAGCCTGCTGTCGTCCGCCGGCATGGATGAGCTGCTGGCGATGCTGCGGGCCTGTCTCAACCTGTGGCCGGACGCCGAGATCACCATGGAGGCCAATCCCGGCACCGCCGAGGCTGGCCGCTTCAAGGACTACGCGGCCAGCGGCGTCAACCGCCTGTCGCTGGGCGTGCAGACCTTCGACGATGCGCAATTACGCGCGCTGGGCCGCATTCACGATGCCGACCAGGCCCGCGCCGCCATCGCCATGGCGCAGGACGCCTTCGCCCGCGTCAACCTGGACCTGATGTTCGCCTTGCCCGGGCAGAGCCTGGACGCCTGTAGGCAGGACGTGCGGGAGGCCATCGCCTTCGGCACGGAGCACCTGTCGCTGTACCACCTGACCATGGAGCCCAACACGGTCTTCGCCAAGTTTCCGCCGCAATTGCCGGATGACGATGCGTCGGCCGCCATGCAGGACGAGGTCGAGGCCCTGGCCGCCGCTGCCGGCCTGCAGCGCTATGAGGTGTCGGCCTACGCCCGCCAGGGGGCGCGCTGCCGCCACAACCTAAATTACTGGGAATTCGGCGACTACCTGGGCATCGGTCCGGGCGCGCACGGAAAACTGTCATTTCCCGACCGTATCGTGCGCCAGGCCCGCGTAAAAGGGCCGGAGTCCTGGATGGCGCGCGCCATGGCGCGCGACGGCAGCCACATCGCGGACGCGACGGAGGTGACGGCGGACGACCTGCCTTTCGAATTCATGCTCAATGTCTTGCGCTTGAAAGAGGGCGTCCCGACGATGTCTTTCGCCGAAAGAACGGGCTTGTCGCTGGCGGTCATCGCGCACCAATTGGAGGCGGCCACCCAGCGCGGCTTGCTCGATCCCGATCCCATGCGCCTGAAGGCGACGCATCAAGGTTGGGCATTTCTTAACGACCTGCAGGAACTCTTTCTGGGTTAA
- a CDS encoding methyl-accepting chemotaxis protein — protein sequence MQNRLRINTALSAALVLFVLLFAVAGTGAILMLRDTRAWVETLGRDHIERSGDLNNLGTAVFQARAALTDAKTYMEGGRMEDRDREVANAEKLLAQAQKAFARLRDVPYTDADGTALYAAVLKTYADLADGCLKPMIKAIQGWNGIEVNRLSDQVLGPASAAFVKAESTFQAYARQRGAAAVGAVAESQNMAIYAALGLALITIALAIGIRIFFHRAMLKPLGRAGQHFDRIANGDLTQAVRAGGSNEIGVLYTAMRRMQDGLTGAVSSVRGGVEGMHGGVHDIAQACADMSDRSAGQAAALQEAAASMSELADTVHVTSENAQAASQQSEQAAELAQRGGTAVESVVDAMRDISTSARRIAEIVGVVDGIAFQTNILALNAAVEAARAGEQGRGFAVVAGEVRGLAQRSSVAAREIRDLIQESSARVDAGVRQVGVAGQTVRDMQDAAHRVSGIVREISGAAAAQAQGVQVVNEAVSRIEMTTQETAALVQDTATSAAALRAQAEQLLDAVAVFRINEGAVVENGVVEPGWVPERAALVPSQMVAALVTA from the coding sequence ATGCAAAATCGCTTGCGTATCAACACGGCCCTCTCGGCCGCCTTGGTCCTGTTCGTCCTTCTGTTCGCGGTCGCCGGCACCGGCGCGATCCTTATGCTGCGCGACACGCGCGCCTGGGTCGAAACGCTGGGCCGCGACCACATCGAACGGTCGGGCGACCTGAATAACCTGGGCACGGCGGTTTTCCAGGCCCGCGCGGCGTTGACCGACGCCAAGACGTATATGGAAGGCGGCCGCATGGAAGACCGCGATCGCGAAGTGGCGAACGCGGAGAAACTGCTGGCGCAGGCGCAGAAAGCGTTTGCCCGCCTGCGCGACGTTCCCTATACCGATGCCGACGGCACGGCGCTCTACGCCGCCGTGCTCAAGACCTACGCCGACCTGGCGGACGGTTGCCTGAAGCCCATGATCAAGGCCATCCAGGGATGGAACGGCATCGAGGTCAACCGGCTTAGCGACCAGGTGCTGGGGCCCGCGTCGGCGGCTTTCGTCAAGGCGGAGAGCACGTTCCAGGCTTATGCGCGCCAACGCGGCGCGGCCGCCGTCGGCGCGGTGGCCGAGTCGCAGAACATGGCCATCTATGCGGCGCTGGGTCTGGCGTTGATCACAATCGCCTTGGCCATCGGCATCCGCATCTTCTTCCACCGGGCGATGCTCAAGCCGCTGGGCCGGGCAGGGCAGCACTTCGACCGCATCGCCAATGGTGATTTGACGCAGGCGGTGCGTGCCGGCGGCAGCAACGAGATCGGCGTGCTCTATACCGCCATGCGCCGCATGCAGGACGGCCTGACCGGCGCGGTGTCCAGCGTGCGGGGCGGGGTGGAGGGCATGCATGGCGGCGTTCATGACATCGCCCAGGCCTGTGCCGACATGTCCGACCGCAGTGCCGGCCAGGCGGCCGCCCTGCAGGAAGCGGCGGCCAGCATGTCCGAGCTGGCGGATACGGTCCACGTGACGTCGGAGAACGCGCAGGCGGCCAGCCAGCAGTCAGAGCAGGCTGCCGAACTGGCGCAGCGTGGCGGCACGGCGGTGGAGTCGGTGGTGGACGCGATGCGGGATATTTCCACCAGCGCGCGCCGCATCGCGGAGATTGTCGGTGTGGTGGACGGGATTGCCTTCCAGACCAATATTCTTGCGCTGAACGCGGCGGTTGAGGCCGCGCGGGCGGGCGAGCAGGGGCGTGGGTTTGCGGTGGTCGCGGGTGAGGTGCGTGGCCTGGCGCAACGCAGCAGCGTGGCGGCGCGGGAGATCCGAGATCTGATCCAGGAGTCGTCGGCGCGGGTGGATGCCGGGGTGCGTCAGGTGGGTGTGGCGGGGCAGACCGTGCGCGACATGCAGGACGCGGCGCATCGTGTTTCGGGCATCGTGCGCGAGATTTCCGGCGCGGCGGCGGCTCAGGCGCAGGGCGTGCAGGTGGTGAATGAAGCGGTAAGCCGGATCGAGATGACCACGCAGGAAACGGCCGCGCTGGTGCAGGATACGGCGACGTCGGCGGCCGCGTTACGGGCCCAGGCCGAGCAGCTGCTCGATGCCGTGGCGGTATTCCGGATCAATGAAGGGGCCGTTGTTGAGAACGGTGTGGTGGAACCGGGTTGGGTCCCGGAACGAGCGGCTTTAGTCCCGTCGCAGATGGTGGCTGCATTGGTGACCGCCTGA
- the rph gene encoding ribonuclease PH, translating to MTTTVTPGARPSGRAVDELRAFSLERGFTRYAEGSVLVKAGDTHVLCTASVLDKVPPFLKGKGQGWVTAEYGMLPRATHTRGDREAARGKQSGRTQEIQRLIGRSLRAVVDMALLGERTLHIDCDVLQADGGTRCASITGAWVAAADAIALLMKRGDLTINPLRDHVAAVSVGMVDGRPVLDLDYVEDSACDADVNVVMTGAGRFVEVQGTAEGVTFDRAELDSLLALAEKGIAGLVKAQKEALA from the coding sequence ATGACCACTACCGTTACGCCGGGCGCACGCCCCTCGGGCCGCGCCGTCGACGAACTGCGCGCCTTCTCCCTGGAGCGTGGCTTCACGCGCTATGCCGAGGGCTCGGTGCTGGTCAAGGCCGGTGATACCCACGTGCTGTGCACGGCCAGCGTGCTGGACAAAGTGCCGCCTTTCCTGAAGGGTAAGGGCCAGGGCTGGGTGACCGCCGAATACGGCATGCTGCCGCGCGCCACGCACACCCGCGGCGACCGCGAGGCCGCGCGTGGCAAGCAGTCCGGCCGCACCCAGGAAATCCAGCGTCTGATCGGCCGCAGCCTGCGCGCCGTGGTCGACATGGCCTTGCTGGGCGAGCGCACCCTGCACATCGATTGCGATGTGCTGCAAGCCGACGGCGGCACCCGCTGCGCCAGCATCACGGGCGCATGGGTTGCGGCGGCCGACGCCATCGCCTTGCTGATGAAGCGCGGCGACCTGACCATCAATCCCCTGCGCGACCATGTTGCCGCTGTGTCGGTGGGCATGGTCGACGGCCGCCCGGTGCTGGACCTGGACTATGTCGAAGACTCCGCCTGCGATGCGGACGTCAACGTGGTCATGACCGGCGCGGGCCGTTTCGTCGAAGTGCAGGGCACGGCGGAAGGCGTCACCTTCGATCGCGCCGAACTGGACAGCCTGCTGGCCCTGGCCGAAAAGGGCATCGCGGGATTGGTCAAGGCGCAGAAAGAAGCCTTGGCCTGA